The Trinickia acidisoli genome includes a window with the following:
- a CDS encoding C39 family peptidase, with protein MNTHLAARLLGRLIVAATPAFVAVHAQQIDVPQVTQQHSEWCWAADANAVLSYRGVTSTQCGIANWVDSIGYACENAPFDWDDAANSPNAITGTTGISGILWSLGRRDSHYYDGPLAFDYTIASVNQGDPVVVLWTWPDGGGHFVVINGYDAAENALYFMNPWPGEGSGYGDYDWMLNGSGNMGTHTWAESLVVY; from the coding sequence GTGAACACCCATCTCGCCGCTCGCCTGCTAGGCAGGCTCATCGTCGCCGCGACACCCGCGTTCGTCGCCGTACACGCGCAGCAGATCGACGTCCCTCAGGTCACACAGCAACACAGCGAATGGTGCTGGGCCGCCGACGCGAACGCCGTGCTCAGCTATCGCGGCGTGACGAGTACGCAATGCGGCATTGCAAACTGGGTCGACTCGATCGGGTACGCCTGCGAAAACGCTCCGTTCGACTGGGACGACGCGGCCAACTCGCCGAACGCCATCACCGGCACGACCGGCATCAGCGGCATCCTTTGGTCGCTAGGACGGCGCGATTCGCACTACTACGATGGTCCGCTGGCGTTCGACTACACCATTGCGAGCGTCAACCAGGGCGATCCGGTCGTCGTCCTCTGGACATGGCCCGACGGCGGCGGCCACTTCGTCGTCATCAACGGCTACGATGCCGCCGAAAACGCGCTCTACTTCATGAATCCGTGGCCCGGCGAGGGGTCGGGGTACGGCGACTACGATTGGATGCTCAACGGCTCCGGCAACATGGGCACCCACACATGGGCCGAATCGCTCGTCGTTTATTGA